A region from the Silene latifolia isolate original U9 population chromosome 7, ASM4854445v1, whole genome shotgun sequence genome encodes:
- the LOC141592369 gene encoding transcription factor FAMA isoform X2: MENEENYSEVPETAARTFATNFNCSSQNNPVFHHARHSESYDQEQKWQQQQQQQQQQQLMFETSDVIMTSEMAAVDRTLSFADVMQFADFGPKLALHNSQHDYPQNHNHNQNVSTEIVNRDENSTGVDPVYFLKFPVLSNNINAAATNNFDTAFNAGFSFNQQEEDGDYDNPVQLEFLGNDTNNTTTNNNNNTDENNGIEISGGDKNVELGGGGKSGSSSKRKRPRTIKTTEEVESQRMTHIAVERNRRKQMNEHLRVLRSLMPSSYVQRGDQASIIGGAIEFVRELEQLLQCLESQKRRRLYGDQPPGPPRPPGGEATSPSAMGLVQQPQQIPLGFPQDDELNPGGGVAPMDPTGGLMLQEESAESKSCIADVEVKVLGFDALIKILSRRRPGQLLRAIAALEDLRLTILHTNITTIEQTVLYSFNVKVGSEASFTAEDIANSVQQIFTFIHANTDII, encoded by the exons ATGGAGAATGAAGAGAACTACTCA GAAGTGCCAGAAACAGCAGCAAGAACTTTCGCAACCAATTTTAACTGTTCTTCTCAAAATAATCCCGTATTTCATCATGCCAGGCATTCTGAATCATATGACCAG GAACAAAagtggcaacaacaacaacagcaacagcaACAGCAACAGTTGATGTTTGAAACCAGCGATGTGATAATGACTTCAGAAATGGCAGCAGTTGACAGGACCTTAAGCTTTGCAGATGTCATGCAGTTTGCAGATTTCGGCCCAAAGTTGGCCCTTCACAATTCTCAACATGATTATCCAcaaaatcataatcataatcaaaaTGTTTCTACAGAAATTGTCAACAGAGATGAAAATAGCACAGGAGTTGATCCTGTTTATTTCCTCAAGTTTCCGGTCCTCAGTAATAACATTAATGCTGCTGCTACTAATAATTTTGATACTGCTTTTAATGCTGGGTTTAGCTTCAACCAACAAGAAGAAGACGGTGATTACGATAATCCGGTTCAACTTGAGTTTCTTGGTAATGATACAAACAATACTACcaccaataacaataataatactgATGAGAATAATGGAATTGAGATAAGTGGAGGAGATAAGAATGTAGAGTTAGGAGGAGGCGGTAAAAGTGGGAGTAGTAGCAAGAGGAAAAGGCCTCGAACCATCAAGACGACCGAGGAAGTGGAGAGCCAAAGGATGACTCATATTGCTGTTGAGAGGAATCGAAGGAAGCAAATGAATGAGCATCTTAGAGTTTTAAGGTCTCTCATGCCTAGCTCTTATGTGCAAAGG GGAGATCAAGCATCAATAATTGGTGGGGCAATAGAGTTTGTAAGAGAGCTAGAGCAGCTACTACAATGCCTAGAGTCACAAAAGAGGAGGAGACTTTACGGGGATCAACCACCAGGCCCACCGCGACCACCAGGAGGAGAAGCGACTTCACCATCAGCAATGGGACTAGTCCAGCAACCTCAACAAATTCCACTTGGATTTCCACAAGATGATGAACTAAACCCGGGGGGTGGTGTGGCCCCCATGGATCCTACAGGAGGTTTAATGCTACAAGAAGAAAGTGCAGAGAGCAAATCGTGCATAGCAGATGTGGAGGTAAAGGTCTTAGGGTTTGATGCATTGATTAAGATATTGTCTCGAAGACGGCCAGGCCAACTCCTTAGGGCCATTGCTGCTCTTGAGGATTTGCGGTTAACCATTCTTCATACCAATATCACTACTATTGAGCAAACTGTTCTCTATTCTTTTAATGTCAAG GTTGGGAGTGAAGCAAGTTTTACAGCAGAGGATATAGCCAACTCTGTTCAACAAATATTTACATTTATACATGCCAACACAGATATTATTTGA
- the LOC141592369 gene encoding transcription factor FAMA isoform X1, with protein MLFIGYSVCPLLGVQEVPETAARTFATNFNCSSQNNPVFHHARHSESYDQEQKWQQQQQQQQQQQLMFETSDVIMTSEMAAVDRTLSFADVMQFADFGPKLALHNSQHDYPQNHNHNQNVSTEIVNRDENSTGVDPVYFLKFPVLSNNINAAATNNFDTAFNAGFSFNQQEEDGDYDNPVQLEFLGNDTNNTTTNNNNNTDENNGIEISGGDKNVELGGGGKSGSSSKRKRPRTIKTTEEVESQRMTHIAVERNRRKQMNEHLRVLRSLMPSSYVQRGDQASIIGGAIEFVRELEQLLQCLESQKRRRLYGDQPPGPPRPPGGEATSPSAMGLVQQPQQIPLGFPQDDELNPGGGVAPMDPTGGLMLQEESAESKSCIADVEVKVLGFDALIKILSRRRPGQLLRAIAALEDLRLTILHTNITTIEQTVLYSFNVKVGSEASFTAEDIANSVQQIFTFIHANTDII; from the exons ATGTTGTTCATTGGGTACTCTGTGTGTCCTCTGCTTGGTGTGCAGGAAGTGCCAGAAACAGCAGCAAGAACTTTCGCAACCAATTTTAACTGTTCTTCTCAAAATAATCCCGTATTTCATCATGCCAGGCATTCTGAATCATATGACCAG GAACAAAagtggcaacaacaacaacagcaacagcaACAGCAACAGTTGATGTTTGAAACCAGCGATGTGATAATGACTTCAGAAATGGCAGCAGTTGACAGGACCTTAAGCTTTGCAGATGTCATGCAGTTTGCAGATTTCGGCCCAAAGTTGGCCCTTCACAATTCTCAACATGATTATCCAcaaaatcataatcataatcaaaaTGTTTCTACAGAAATTGTCAACAGAGATGAAAATAGCACAGGAGTTGATCCTGTTTATTTCCTCAAGTTTCCGGTCCTCAGTAATAACATTAATGCTGCTGCTACTAATAATTTTGATACTGCTTTTAATGCTGGGTTTAGCTTCAACCAACAAGAAGAAGACGGTGATTACGATAATCCGGTTCAACTTGAGTTTCTTGGTAATGATACAAACAATACTACcaccaataacaataataatactgATGAGAATAATGGAATTGAGATAAGTGGAGGAGATAAGAATGTAGAGTTAGGAGGAGGCGGTAAAAGTGGGAGTAGTAGCAAGAGGAAAAGGCCTCGAACCATCAAGACGACCGAGGAAGTGGAGAGCCAAAGGATGACTCATATTGCTGTTGAGAGGAATCGAAGGAAGCAAATGAATGAGCATCTTAGAGTTTTAAGGTCTCTCATGCCTAGCTCTTATGTGCAAAGG GGAGATCAAGCATCAATAATTGGTGGGGCAATAGAGTTTGTAAGAGAGCTAGAGCAGCTACTACAATGCCTAGAGTCACAAAAGAGGAGGAGACTTTACGGGGATCAACCACCAGGCCCACCGCGACCACCAGGAGGAGAAGCGACTTCACCATCAGCAATGGGACTAGTCCAGCAACCTCAACAAATTCCACTTGGATTTCCACAAGATGATGAACTAAACCCGGGGGGTGGTGTGGCCCCCATGGATCCTACAGGAGGTTTAATGCTACAAGAAGAAAGTGCAGAGAGCAAATCGTGCATAGCAGATGTGGAGGTAAAGGTCTTAGGGTTTGATGCATTGATTAAGATATTGTCTCGAAGACGGCCAGGCCAACTCCTTAGGGCCATTGCTGCTCTTGAGGATTTGCGGTTAACCATTCTTCATACCAATATCACTACTATTGAGCAAACTGTTCTCTATTCTTTTAATGTCAAG GTTGGGAGTGAAGCAAGTTTTACAGCAGAGGATATAGCCAACTCTGTTCAACAAATATTTACATTTATACATGCCAACACAGATATTATTTGA
- the LOC141590365 gene encoding uncharacterized protein LOC141590365, producing MTAPVTDEEIKQAMFSIDSNKSPGPDGYGSQFFKDAWTVVGKDVCLAVRDAFVTGNVLKASNNTIITLVPKVDVPETVLQFRPIACCNTVYKCLAKVICNRLNRILPDIISPTQSAFIPGRDIVGNILICQDLIKLYKRRTCLPRLMMKIDLHKAYDSIEWSFLKDMLAALGFPQQSISLIMECVSSPSYSLALNGEIFGFFKGKRWLRQGDPLSPILFTICLEYLSRLLDNLKKFRGFRYHPLCARVGLTHLCFADDLLLFCRGDLRSFSLLLRAFGKFSAASGLRMSNGKSNLYCNGDPESLVKNIEESFGIKRGALPFKYPGVSIVPKRLGVLDCQCLVDRVIERIMSLAARKLSYAGRAILIKSVLSTLHSYWARIFILPKTVLNKIEAACRSFLWHDSDNSESPALVSWKQVCKDQKYGGLGFKNPHRWNVASLAKYVWWIDQKADHLWVRWVHAIYIKQNRWDDYEPTLGASWAWKRICWVKNQVKPLILNDQCCQSGQDYAIQTGYTWLMGNEEVVPWHPWLKNKIILPKHGFFIWLIAHKRLLTQDRLLKMEIIQVNCCRLCGNAAEHLNHLFFLCPYSQECLKLVAEWLKIRLPSQEVISWWLRFKSRSLVKKQVIAACLANLIYEIWLVRNKCRLENVVPRPVVVAKMIRASIWECSGPTGSIAETLENLFGSGPVNTPASAPAVVVEDAFKEEGPTEEAVKAKGSVEVREGPVIGAAGAGGAVGAREEPVVEAARVKRAQPGSKAGTSGRRVARRRAPRPTRRELRNVARVVERPHIRHVESRGQKRRRAETVEDDAHVAGWEARRGGRCADENPGPSFHGRDHLSGARGKELQLHLPTPAVAEVSTASHRALWQMANRCRALAGDLAARESRLVQSIDPAT from the exons ATGACTGCACCTGTTACTGATGAGGAAATTAAACAAGCAATGTTTTCAATTGATAGCAATAAATCACCAGGCCCTGACGGTTATGGCAGTCAATTTTTCAAAGATGCTTGGACTGTGGTAGGGAAGGATGTGTGCTTAGCTGTTAGGGATGCTTTTGTCACTGGGAATGTCCTTAAAGCATCCAACAATACCATTATTACCCTTGTGCCTAAGGTGGATGTTCCTGAAACTGTATTGCAGTTTAGGCCCATTGCCTGCTGCAACACAGTCTATAAGTGTCTTGCAAAGGTGATTTGTAATAGATTGAATAGGATTTTGCCTGATATTATTAGTCCCACTCAAAGTGCATTTATTCCTGGAAGGGACATTGTAGGCAATATCCTAATCTGCCAGGACCTTATTAAGTTGTATAAAAGAAGAACCTGCTTACCTAGATTAATGATGAAGATTGACCTCCATAAGGCCTATGACTCTATTGAGTGGAGCTTTCTCAAGGACATGCTGGCTGCCCTGGGCTTTCCTCAACAGAGCATTTCTCTTATTATGGAGTGTGTCTCTTCTCCTTCCTATTCACTGGCACTAAATGGTGaaatttttggttttttcaagggTAAACGTTGGCTGAGACAAGGAGATCCCTTATCTCCCATATTGTTTACAATTTGTTTGGAGTATTTGAGCAGGTTGCTAGATAATCTCAAAAAGTTCAGGGGGTTTAGATATCATCCTTTGTGTGCTAGAGTGGGTTTGACCCATCTTTGTTTTGCAGATGATTTGCTATTGTTTTGTAGAGGTGACCTTCGTTCCTTTTCTCTTTTACTTAGGGCTTTTGGAAAGTTCTCTGCTGCTTCTGGACTCAGGATGAGCAATGGCAAATCCAATCTGTACTGTAATGGGGACCCTGAATCACTGGTAAAGAACATTGAAGAGTCCTTTGGGATAAAGAGAGGAGCCCTCCCATTTAAATATCCAGGGGTCAGCATTGTTCCTAAAAGATTGGGAGTGTTGGACTGCCAATGCTTAGTGGACAGAGTTATTGAAAGGATCATGAGCCTTGCTGCCAGGAAGCTGTCATATGCTGGTAGGGCTATCCTCATTAAGTCTGTACTGAGCACTTTACATTCTTATTGGGCTCGCATTTTCATCTTACCCAAGACAGTGTTGAATAAGATTGAGGCTGCCTGCAGATCTTTTCTATGGCATGATAGTGATAATAGTGAGAGCCCTGCTCTTGTTTCTTGGAAACAGGTTTGTAAGGATCAGAAATATGGTGGGCTGGGTTTTAAGAATCCGCATAGATGGAATGTTGCCTCCCTTGCAAAATACGTGTGGTGGATTGATCAAAAAGCTGACCATTTATGGGTAAGATGGGTTCATGCCATCTACATAAAGCAGAACAGATGGGATGACTATGAACCTACACTTGGGGCTAGCTGGGCATGGAAAAGGATATGCTGGGTCAAGAATCAAGTTAAGCCTTTGATCCTTAATGATCAATGTTGCCAATCAGGACAGGATTATGCTATTCAGACTGGTTATACATGGTTAATGGGGAATGAGGAGGTGGTACCTTGGCATCCTTGGCTAAAGAATAAAATTATCCTCCCTAAGCATGGGTTCTTCATCTGGTTGATTGCTCATAAAAGGCTTTTAACTCAGGATAGACTGCTGAAAATGGAGATCATTCAGGTTAATTGCTGCAGGCTATGTGGGAATGCTGCGGAGCATTTAAATCACCTGTTCTTTTTGTGCCCATACAGTCAAGAATGCTTGAAGCTAGTAGCTGAATGGCTAAAGATCAGATTGCCTTCTCAGGAGGTTATCAGCTGGTGGTTGCGGTTTAAAAGCAGGTCTTTGGTCAAGAAACAAGTAATAGCAGCTTGTCTTGCGAATCTCATTTATGAGATCTGGTTAGTTAGAAACAAGTGCAGGTTAGAGAATGTTGTACCTAGGCCTGTTGTAGTTGCTAAAATGATTAGAGCTAGTATAT gggagtgttcgGGGCCTACCGGGTCCATCGCCGAGACTTTGGAGAACCTGTTTGGGTCTGGGCCGGTTAATACTCCGGCTAGTGCACCTGCGGTGGTAGTAGAGGACGCTTTTAAGGAGGAGGGGCCCACTGAGGAGGCTGTCAAGGCTAAGGGATCCGTTGAGGTCCGTGAGGGGCCCGTTATTGGGGCTGCTGGTGCTGGAGGAGCCGTTGGGGCTcgggaggagcccgttgttgaggcTGCTCGAGTTAAGAGAGCTCAGCCAGGGTCTAAGGCTGgcacctccgggaggagggtcgCTAGGAGGAGGGCTCCTCGACCGACCAGACGGGAGTTGCGGAATGTCGCTAGGGTCGTTGAGAGGCCTCATATTCGTCATGTGGAGTCTCGTGGGCAGAAGAGGCGGAGAGCGGAGACGGTTGAGGACGATGCTCACGTCGCGGGTTGGGAGGCTAGACGG GGGGGTCGATGCGCTGATGAGAATCCAGGCCCCAGTTTTCACGGcagagaccacctttcaggggccagGGGGAAGGAGCTGCAGTTGCACCTGCCAACGCCTGCGGTCGCTgag gtgtcgaccgcTAGTCATCGGGCTTTGTGGCAGATGGCGAACCGGTGTagggcacttgctggtgacctggctgcgagggagtctaGGCTCGTACAG TCTATTGATCCAGCAACATAA